TGGTTACTCCTCTTGGCGCTCTTAGCATTATAATCAGGTATGACTCTGAATTGTAAAATCAAATATATGTTCACAATTTTCATCATAACCATGAAATGATGCATTTTCTGATATGAAGCTAACTTTTATGTCACAGTGCTGCTCTTGCACATATCATATTACGGGAGAGACTACATATATTTGGCATTCTTGGATGTGTTCTCTGTGTTGTGGGATCAACTACCATTGTCCTCCATGCCCCTCAAGAACGTGAGATTGAGTCTGTGGCAGAAGTATGGGATCTAGCTACAGAACCAGGTTTTGTccctttttttgttcttctccGTAGAGCTTGTTTGACTTTGCTGGAGCTTCTACTAGAGCTTCTAGAAAATGGCTGTTGCTAGAGCTGTTTGAACAAGCACTTGtgtattttcaaatttcaacggCCTAGTTTTGTTGGGTAAATTTCAACAGCCTAGTTTTGTCGGGTaaatagaagcttcaaattagagCTTATTCTTTTGGGGCCTAAAAGTTCATTTTAGCTTTCTGAATAGCAAAAGCCTTTGTCTTTTCATTCCAAATGCTTGTTTTCTAACAActtttactttcaaaagtagAGAAGATGCTCCAAGAGCTACGCTAAAGAGGCATCTAGGCTTTCTAGGTTGGCATGAATTTACATGTCCTTCCGCATTAATTTTGTAGTGATATGCTAAGCCCATAATTTGTCTTCCCTGCAGCTTTCCTTCTGTATGCAGCAATGGTACTTGCAGCAATTTTCATACTCATTTTCCATTTTATACCACAATATGGACAGACGCATATTATGGTGTACGTTGGTGTTTGTTCTCTTGTAGGCTCTCTATCGGTAAGCAATTCCGCATGGGTGATTGATCATAGTTTATCTTGGTTTCATGGTTTTTTAGATGGGCTGGAcccatttaattaattaattaatttttatttgagcaGGTCATGAGTGTGAAAGCTCTTGGAATAGCTTTGAAGTTGACATTTTCAGGGATGAATCAGCTAATATATCCACAAACATGGGCTTTCACTATAGTCGTTTTTGCTTGTGTGATTACCCAAATGAATTATTTGAACAAGGTTATATGATTTACTCTTTGATTAAAGTGATAGTTATTAATAAGACTTTAGGTGGTTATTATTTTAATTGAGTTTTGactaatttttaagaaatatatgtAGTTTTCCAATgggataatttcataatttgtttGCTATGCATAGTACTTCTGATTTTTAGATGAAGAAAATAACGAGTTGGATTTCATTTTAAGTCTTTCCGCATTAAATACACAAGTTGTGAACCTCTCTGGGGAAGTCAACTCTAGGATTCTTATGTGGCTTGTTTGCATCTTGTTTAGGACTTTTGTTTCTTTATCACTTATGCTTCTTATTCCAGGATTCTTATGTGGCTTGTTTGCATTTTGTTTTGGACTTTTGTTTCTTTATCACTTATGCTTCTTATTCCAGGAATCTAATATGCTTTTAATTGTGTAAAGATGAGGGACATGACACGGTAACAATCTGTAGATTCTCTTTGTAAATTGCATGCATGTGATTCCATCCAAATATCAGAACATGGGCTCATTCTAATGTACTTGTCGAATTCATTTCATGGCCCAGCTGCCCAAGAATAATTGCATATTTACGCTCATCTATCAGTAGCATTGTCCTTCGAagtaattttgttttcttatccTAGATTCTTAGGCTTAGTTGATTTTTTCAGCTAGGTGTACATATCTCTAGTTAACTTGATATCCATCAGATATCTTAAATGCTTTCCAAGCCTTTCTTACATGAATATCAAAACTTTACCCAAGTATTATTCCATTCGGCTATATGGATCCTATTTCTTTCATTCAAATGGTTTTAGGCAAGATTCTCAAACCAAATACTGTCAtattttttctccctttctgCTTTAATGTTAATTTTGGTTTGCCCTCTTTCCCTAGGCTTGTGCTAGCTTAGCAGAATCACACCCTTACCAGTATGTTATGTGGTTCATTGCCCTCGACCATACAATCTCAACTGGTTTTCATGCTCTTATTTCTAGGTTCAAGCTACCTCGTATcagatactatatatatattttttccccATCTTTCCTAGCGACCCAAGAATTTACCTTACATCCTTAGCTCGATGACACCACATCCTTATCTCGATGACTTttcaatttttacatattttatctGATACCTCCTTACATTTTGATCAGTAAACTATGGCAGGTGACAGCGATGCAACAAATTAGAGACGAACAATGTTCTAATTCTACACACAATGTTGTAATTAAGCTTCTCTTCTTGTCCTCTCCTTTCTCTGTGAAAACAAATACAGAGTTAATAGTCAAGTCAGGTATTCGTTAGATATTGCTCATGTTGTTTTGATGGCCCTTGTGAAACATTCAGGGCTGATGGACAAGTTAGAGTCTATATATTACAGCCTGTATTTTAAGCTCATTTAACTAGACTAAGCTTGTTTTTAAGTTCAGCAAGCACGAATCTACAATCTAAACTAGATATTGTATAATATTCTTCAAGGGCCTGAAAATTAAGAATACAATAATTTTCATGAGTTACTGTTAAGTTTAAGTACTTGATCTATGTTACACCACTCGTCTCCAGATTAGTGGCAGcaaatcctaattaatttaagGTTATACGTATGTACCTACTTTTGTTTGAGTAAATCTGAAGCTGATAAATATTTTCCACTGCAGGCTCTTGACACATTCAACACAGCAGTTGTCTCACCCATATATTACACAATGTTTACATCGCTAACCATTTTGGCTAGTGTTATCATGTTCAAGGTAAAAAAATCTTAACTTATTTTAGTCTTCGTCAATCAAATCATTGTTGTCCTCAACTTATGTGTTTATAGTTATTTCTCTGTTAGAACGTAAATTAAGCTATAAGAATGTGATGATTCATATTACCAGTGTGGTAATTCTAAAAATATCAACATTTGATGACAACTGGTAAAGACAAAGTTGCTTAAGCCAAGTTTTATAAACACAACTTTGTACAGTTGTTACTGCTTATAGACATTTGGGGCAGAACCATGTTTTTTTGTCCATTTGGCGGCATTTATGATTCTGTACATgctttaaatattattcatgACTAAGAATACTTCTTTTAACAAaaaaacattagaatttttttttggcattgtGCTATATGATGTTACTGTTATGCTTGATAAACACATAATATAAGATGATCTACTACAAGTAAcatgtaattaatttatatgaatATCTTAgaatgtatatttatattttttttagtgaaaAGAAAAGTTGGCTCATAAGTCTAAATATTATTTGATTAGTACCTATCACTAGAAGCAATAAAACTATACATATTTTTGCTAGCAATTCCCTTCATGTTGGGCAACATTCATTGGTGTAGCAGTTCTGTAATTACATTCTCTTTATTAAATGAACATGTGAAGAAATTtaagtaaattttatatgtatttgaaaGCTTAGCAAGTGTACGAGTCAAGCTATTCCACTAGTTGTGCTCAACTTCAGTTTCAATGATACATCATTTTAAACGGTGATAAGTGTGAAATAGTCTGTGCATATGAATATAAACTGTGTATGcagttatattttttcaaagCAGAGAAATCGGACATATATGAACATAAATGCAACCTAAAGGCCTTAACTACCTAACTATCATCTCGATGCATATGCTTCTCTTATCTTTGTCAAATctctgaattaaaaaaaaaaaaaaaatcttgaagtGTGTTTATCGGTGTGCCATCAACTTGAAATCTTGCATGTTTACTCCTAAGATAAATTAGGGGTGAGAATCATGAAATGCACATGTAGCCACAGTGATGCCCACAAATGTTACTGTTGAATGAATTTATGTAATCTTCGACTTTGAGAAAGCTATTAATATGTTTAATTAGTACTTCTTAACTTTCAGGACTGGGATCGGCAAAATCCAACGCAAATAGTAACTGAGATGTGTGGTTTTGTTACGATTCTCTCCGGAACTTTTCTTCTTCACAAGACGAAGGACATGGCTGATGGTATGGTCCTGCATCATACCGCAATTATATGTGTAATATGCATGAAAGCcccatatatctatatatatcatgATCCTCGCATTACCTCTCTGAAGTTTTAACAACTACATTTTACCCCTTCCTATGAGCAGAGTAATAGATGTTGTCTAACTACATTTTACCCCTTCCCATGAAGGTTTCGTTATTTTAAGCATGTTAAGAGAAAATCTTTATTTATACTGGGGGCTTTCTTGCTCTATTTAgccttccttttttctttttattttactgGAAACTTACTTCGTCCTAACCTGTCATGCCTCTCAACAGGGCTTCCACAATCTCTATCAATGCGGCTTCCAAAACACGCAGATGAGGATGGCTATCCGGCCGAAGGCATTCCTCTGAGGTCTCAGGAATCATTTCGGTCGCCATAACCCGTACATCATATTCCATCTGCTTTTTGCGCATTAGGGTTCCCTCCACCATCCACTCTTGATGTAACTAAGCAAAGTAGTTTGTAACTTTTCCGAGGAATACAAAATTGTAGATCctttcatttttccttttcctttttttttttttttacatctagGCTTTGCAAACCCCCCCTTGTATGCGTCACATTGTTAAAAGAGTCATGGGGATCACACTACTTATACGGTCCACTGTAATTTAGCCTCAATTGCCGCGAAACTCGCTGTTCGCTTCATAATTTCCTTTGAAGTGCTTTAGAGCTGAAGGTGCTATTCCTGTAGAGCTATTTTGCTTCTTCTTACATAAAACAATGTGGACATCGGAGAATGCCGAAGAAGAGCCACCATAGTAGAGACAACGGAGCATGCATTGAGTCGCCTTTCGGTGAGTCGTCGCGGCAAATTGTTGGATGTGTTAGTGATCAAATGGAGTGATTGTTGGATAGCCTCATGCTTGTTGCACTACTTTGGTAGCATGGAACTATTGTGGTAGCGTACTTGATCTGATCAGTTTTTATATAATACATTAGACAAATTTAGTGCTTCTGATCAGGAACTATTGTGGTGAAGTACTTGATCTGAccagtttttatatataatacattagACAAATTTAATGCTTCTGAACCGTCAATAAGTTTGTTCCGTCTCAATTTTGTTGGTTATTCGCTGCAACCTGCAAATTGAATAagtctttttctttcttttttctttttttcttttttttttttttttgggtgcgtGTGAGATAGGAATGGCAAATGTTTGTGGGAAAGCATTGTAACAACCCCGAAGAATAAATGGTGAGCTCGGCGGAGCGATCCGGCGAGAAGGCGCTTGGGCGGAACTCCAGCGGCAAGGCGCCTTCGAAGGGGCTCAGGCGAGCTCGACGGAATCCATGTCGTTGGGGCGAAGGAGAGAGAGCTAGCGGATTGGGCGGTCGGATTACCGGATCGGGCATAAAACGCGAACCCAAGCCCCGCCGGGTCGCGGATGATGCGAAGAAGGAGGAGTCCGGCACCCGCCTACCCACTTACCAGCACTACCGGGCAGGGAGGCCCAGAGAGGTGGCCCAACAACCCGAATGGCAGCCCAGCCCATCAGCATCTCATTTTGTCACTTTGCTACTTAGCCCTCAAAGATTATGTAATTTCCATTTCAGTTTAAGTCCTAAGAAGTATAAGTACGAGAATGTATGGCAAACAGAGGCATCGATGAAATGAAATATTGCTTATCTTCTTCCCCAATCCTTCTCTAAACCCTTCTTTGCTTCTAAGCTCCCtaactctcctctctcttctctatttcTAATCCCTATCCTCATCTCTCTGtatctctctctgtctctctcattCCCATCATCTCCCAATTCACGCTCCTCAATCCGAGGTCTCATCGGATCGCGATTGGGATCAGGTTGGTCACGCCATCATCCCGGTTAGCCATCCATCTCCATCGAGGGTTGCTAACAGGTCCGGCTCATTACAAGCATGTCCCAGCTTTGTGATAGGTCCATCTATCTAACTGTGTTTATGCATAGAAGACACTAACGTCAAATGAAGGCCGTTGTTTCCGTCCGCGAAAACCACGTGGCGAGCCGTGTTGGCATAGACAATATCTCCTCTCAAAAAATTTCATGgccaatttttataaaaaattcgcTAAGTTTAAGATTTTGTAAAAGTACGTAGTTGTTTTGATTTTTCAGATTCGGTCTGAAAATCATAatcaaactatttttcttttaatatataaaaaaaatatgtatattaaatatcttaaaaaatacAATCAGTAAGTCATTATTactgttatcttttttttaaaacgaAATTCTCATCTaacataataaaaaagaaaaaaaataaaatacttcttaaatagtgcaatatctttttaaattgtgtaactttttttttaaatagtgtaatatttgtgcaaataatataacatttgcacaatttatataacattgcataatttttatactaaagTATGAATAATATTGTATATTACGcacaaatagtataaaatattataatatattataaaaattatttgatgcGTATAAGCTATGTATATATTGCATcatttgtataaatatttatatcatTTGTGTAAATGTTATATTATTAGAAGAGAATTTTACACCATTTAGATGGTATATTacactcttttttaaaaaaaattaaattacattatatattaaataaagtgtcaatttttttaaaaaagacaaCTGTTAAGTTATAATTGCATATACTTTTCTTGAAAGACGAAAATTCAcgttaagataaaataaaaaataatataatataattaataagatgatcaaaagggtagattgaacggcggaaaacttggtagcagcttcgtactattaatagcatagtagccggactctataatatattacaatatattataaaaattatgcaaTATGTATATAAACGGTATATATGTTGCATTATTTGTacaaattttacattatttctataaatattacattATTAGGAGAGAGtattgcactatttagatgATATATTGcactttctttttaaaaattaaattatattgtatattaaataaagtgtcaaatttttgaaaataacaacTGCTAAATTATAATTGTATGTACCTTTCTTAAGAAACAAAAATCGTCATTAAGATGAAATAAAAAGTAAAGTATAATTAATGAGATGAAAGAGTACAATATCctctcaaataataaaaatcttttcaaattgtacaacattcttttttaaattgtgCAATACTTATgtaaatattgaaatatataCATCATTTGTACacatattgtataatttttataatatattataatatattatactatttgtacgtaatatactatattattcgtaatttagtataaaaattatgcaatttGTATATAAACGatatatatattgcactatttatataaatattatactatttagaaGAGAATATTGCACAATTTGAAAagatattacactatttaaNTTGGGTTGTGGGGGGTAGGGGGTGGGGGGATTGATTTTCGTCTTCTTTTGATTATGAGaacaattatttaattataggaACAATTATTAGATAGAGGGAGAGTGCGGTTTATAGAGGAAACACGCAAACGCCAACAAATCAAAGAGTGtaatatataaagagaaaacaaaaaaagaagaaaagaagcaaaaaacaGGACACACAAGAACTTCTCACATGATGCAAATGGTAGGCTTAGGTGGCTCAATTTAGGTTGTGTGAGGGGAGAGGCAATTGACTTCATTAGAGTAATTTAGGGGGcaatcttttttcatttttttgtgtTCACATGGATGAAATTTGgcaaatttgcataaaaaaaattctaagatTTTGTAGAAGTGGGCCACcatctttttgaattttgcagattcgatctGATTTTTAGAAGATGACTAAATTACCCTTTTCAAAATgtatagaaatataaatattaaatatcttgaAAAATATAACTGACAAGTTATTATTGTAGCTGTCCGAAATTCTTATCtaacatataaatattatactatttagaaGAGAATATTGCACAATTTGAAAagatattacactatttaaatgATATtccattctttctttctttctttcttttttatttaaagctttttatttatatgttagATAAGAATTTCGGACAGCTACAATAATAACTTGTCAGTTATATTTTtcaagatatttaatatttatatttctatacATTTTGAAAAGGGTAATTTAGTCATCTTCTAAAAATCagatcgaatctgcaaaattcaaaaagatgGTGGCCCACTTCTACAAAatcttagaattttttttatgcaaatttgcCAAATTTCATCCATGTGAacacaaaaaaatgaaaaaagattgCCCCCTAAATTACTCTAATGAAGTCAATTGCCTCTCCCCTCACACAACCTAAATTGAGCCACCTAAGCCTACCATTTGCATCATGTGAGAAGTTCTTGTGTGTCCtgttttttgcttcttttcttctttttttgttttctctttatatattaCACTCTTTGATTTGTTGGCGTTTGCGTGTTTCCTCTATAAACCGCACTCTCCCTCTATCTAATAATTGTtcctataattaaataattgttCTCATAATCAAAAGAAGACGAAAATCAATCCCCCCACCCCCTACCCCCCACAAcccaaaaattaataataataaaaactttCAAATGCCATCTCTGCGATTGcgtactttcttactttagtaccagatggaatatctgaagttttttatatataatttaataaaaaattaatgaagggactgacgaaaaaaaaaaaaaaatcgcgagatattaaattgatacactttaaaccacatgatattaaaatgtattaaagtgagaaagtgtgaaactacataaatgttattaaaaatttatcctaaataaaaaaaaaaacagctctaaaagaaaaaaaattcctccaatcatataaatgaaaataatctTATGCAATGTCACAGACGATCCATTCGTCCAAAAGGAAAAACATTCCACTACATCAACCACAATTCAAAacatcctttctctctctctctctctctctctctctctctctctctctctaaaactctttctctctctagaacatTAACAACAACATCTTCGTCATGTCTCTTCGCGCGAGAGCCAAATCCGCCATTAAAGAGGgaccctcctcctcgtcgtcctcgtcctcaCAATCTCactccccaccaccaccaccaccttcatcgtcatcgtcgtcgtcgtcgtcctcggcgCTCTCCCAGGCGCTCGCGGGGACCGCGTCGCTCGCGAAACTCCTCCCCACGGGCACCCTCCTCGCGTTCCAGCT
This DNA window, taken from Ananas comosus cultivar F153 linkage group 5, ASM154086v1, whole genome shotgun sequence, encodes the following:
- the LOC109710083 gene encoding probable magnesium transporter NIPA4 isoform X1 — encoded protein: MAPGAAEGSGGGGGGGGGGGGGGGGWVESYTGMSSDNIKGLVLALSSSFFIGASFIVKKKGLKKAGASGVRAGVGGYSYLYEPLWWAGMITMIVGEVANFAAYAFAPAILVTPLGALSIIISAALAHIILRERLHIFGILGCVLCVVGSTTIVLHAPQEREIESVAEVWDLATEPAFLLYAAMVLAAIFILIFHFIPQYGQTHIMVYVGVCSLVGSLSVMSVKALGIALKLTFSGMNQLIYPQTWAFTIVVFACVITQMNYLNKVTAMQQIRDEQCSNSTHNVALDTFNTAVVSPIYYTMFTSLTILASVIMFKDWDRQNPTQIVTEMCGFVTILSGTFLLHKTKDMADGLPQSLSMRLPKHADEDGYPAEGIPLRSQESFRSP
- the LOC109710083 gene encoding probable magnesium transporter NIPA4 isoform X2, with protein sequence MAPGAAEGSGGGGGGGGGGGGGGGGWVESYTGMSSDNIKGLVLALSSSFFIGASFIVKKKGLKKAGASGVRAGVGGYSYLYEPLWWAGMITMIVGEVANFAAYAFAPAILVTPLGALSIIISAALAHIILRERLHIFGILGCVLCVVGSTTIVLHAPQEREIESVAEVWDLATEPAFLLYAAMVLAAIFILIFHFIPQYGQTHIMVYVGVCSLVGSLSVMSVKALGIALKLTFSGMNQLIYPQTWAFTIVVFACVITQMNYLNKALDTFNTAVVSPIYYTMFTSLTILASVIMFKDWDRQNPTQIVTEMCGFVTILSGTFLLHKTKDMADGLPQSLSMRLPKHADEDGYPAEGIPLRSQESFRSP